The Pyrus communis chromosome 8, drPyrComm1.1, whole genome shotgun sequence region ATACGAATATTGAGACGTCACGAACGATCTTtacctagaacaattattcagtcacatctcagaactcttatccataGAACctataatttacataaaacacatcccaatgacgttctagaatgatttgagatcCATTGACTAAAAGTCAACATTCGGTCAAAGATTAACGGTAAGGTCCACAACCTTACGTAACTcaatccggaagatccgcatctcGGATTTCCAATCCGAAACttctaaagatccacattatacttctagaacataatactaaagtttcattacgaacttacaaatccaacaGTAGGATCTCCACCAATTGCCgattcaagtggcggtcaacgttttattttacaaacttacGAATCCAATTTAGGAAGATCCGtacatcagatttccaatccataAGTTTCTAATATTCTCAAATACTACATACCATAATGTATTAAactttggtgacgatccaacggttggatcgtcaATTCATGCAAGGACCCCTTAATGGCCAACTAGGTGGTCAACTATGAAACTATATTAAACATTATAATTTCACTAAACAGATGTTAAATATGGAATCAGGGcttcaaaattagcctaggaaggtcaggCGGAGTCTCGGCCCACGCGCTGCCGCGTGTGGTGGCCCGCCGCACAGTTCgctggaaaattcaactatttctaaaaattaccaaatttcacaaaaataaatatctcTGTGAGTGAAGCAACTTTCATACATGTGACCAAGGCCAATTTGCCCAGGAAAATTCCCAATTCCACGAAAATCTGTCGGAAACCCTATAAAGGGTGTGCTTCGATTCTTCCCCCTCAAAGTTCCGCCGCCCCTAAAACCTATTGGGCTTTGTTCAGGAGTTCAAGGGGAGTCTATTGGTAGTGATAATTGAATGAAATTGTTTCAGGTTTGGTGGATCTCAGCCAAGGATCCTCACGGCACCCATGGTTTCGTTGGGATGGTTTCCTCCAGATACAACCAAATTCACTATAATCTTAGGTGGAAAATAAAGAGGAAGGATAGTGGAATGTTTTCAAGTGATGAATGGCGGTGATTCGCCGGAAAAATCGCCTGCAAAGGCGTCGGAAAAATGTGGAGGAATTAGGTTGGGCACGGGTCAAGGATAACCCAACAGGTTCTTTCCTTCTTCTCCTCTcgtttccctcctttctctcctctctgATGGGTCAGTCTCTTCTCTCTGCTCTCCTCCAATTGGGCAACGGCCCTCTTTTTCCTCccttccctttcttcttcttcttcttcccccgattcccttcttctttttttcctctcaacCACACACATGTGGCATCATAAATTAgtgatataaaataatataatataattaaaatagtGATTCCTTTAACATGTTATCGAATTCGTAGCTCCGTAAAACTTTAattgtagctccacaatcactTCTACTTGCGCCTATGCGTCTGTATCGTCGAGTACTTTAggaatacataaaaaaatattttgtacaTCTCACTACACGTTGGTCAATGAAAGTCAAAACCttcgcctctagggcattttcgtaaattcacacttttaaaattaagaaaattttaaaggcagggacgggttgtgacagtTGATCTAGGAATTGGATAGCCCATATGTTGCCACGTCACTAGCCTTTgggtttgaaattcaaaatttttttactgTTGCAAATCCAACAATTCAGAAAACTAACCGTAGGAAATCCAAATGCCAAAGACGTGTCACGTGGCCCATGTCCCGCTCCCCTTTAGTGATCCTGCAGTGTGGGGCCCACCATCTATCAGATGTCTGGAACGCGCGCCCACGCACCTGtcacaaaaaaaatatcaggCCTTTGCTGAAGTCATGCTAGCATCAACATGACGCCAAATAGGCCGGTTCCTACGTCAACCCATTTTGGGCCAGCCTACAAACTGGCTTGGACTTTAGGCTGGCCtatttttaggggtggagaggTTTTTTTGAGTGCCAACCTATTTTTTTAGGCTTTGGGCCGGCCTAAAAGATAGGATTGAAGTTGCTCTTATAAGTGCTTGACATTTTAATGTTACTAGAGTTCAAAGGCTTTTTTTAATGGAAAAGCATTTGACAATGCTTCTTGAATTGcatgtgtttttaaaaaaaatatatttatatggcTCATAAGTAATATTAAGTTTTTATATTAAACATAGTTATAATCATTTTTTGTTGTCAAATGACACTTTAATTGGTTTTAAAAGTAGTCTCAAACATGCTCATAGTCATCTTTATATGTGTTTTGGTGATGTCATTTGTCACTTTACTGTTGCAACAAAAGAGAGGGGGAGAGGGAGAAATGATTAATtaaaaggagagaaaaaaaggaTGCGGAGATGCTAGTACAGTAAGTGTTTGGTGTTGTTAGTTGAGTCTTTCTTCAGGTGAAACAATAGTGAATACTAGTaaaaatgcccccacttcactGCGGATTTTGAATTCATAACCAAAATTTAACACATTCATTTTTAAATTAGACAGATGCTTCAACTTTCAATcgcctttttctttttaattattatgtCGCACTATGAGGttttattaaatgtgattttGTTCACTTATATTGTAACACGTGAATTATTTTTAGAGCACATATTTCTGTTTTTCAAAGTCACTTTGTTTGTATTTAGAGAACCTAAATTTACCACCATTATGGCCTTTACCCTTCCTTCAATGGGGAATTGCAAATTTGAGATATAAAAGTTATATTTACATCTCATTTTAGTTTTTAGGTAGATTTAAATGTTCTCTTTCAATGGGAGAGATGTAAATTTGAGATCTCatataattttctctttttaattaGTATGATCTGTCATCAAAGGATGTAAAAAAGAAtgtaaatttaggtttttatttACATCTTCTAGAGaagataattaatttacattccGTCGTTGAAGAAtattcttgcaaaaaaaaaaaaaaaagatataaaataTCTATTTCAAGGCATTTGGCATCTCTCCTTGTCACTGGAGATGCTAAGGCATAGATTTGAACCTTCATAATTTCGAAGAAGGAGAGAATAGGAAACAACGACACAATTTATGATCAAACTAACCCACCCATAGGTGAATGACATGTCGCCAAATCAATATCATGATAACTATGACCCAAACGTAATTATTCCTTAAGAGCTTTCATAATAATAAACCAATTATTGGCATAATGGTGTCACATAAGCACTTTTTGCAAGCTAGAGAATATTAACAAGTCCACCACATTAATTTAAACAATGTCAAAACTCCTCTGCCTCTGCCGATGGATAAATTTACTCTCTATAttgagaaacaaaaacaatttactcaaacaaaatgtaaaatatGGCAGAGAGACTAACTTATACAGCCtcaccaaaattaaaaaaaccagTTCCGTACCATAGATTTATAATAACCCCAGTTAACATCACTAGATGAGCCTCTTTCTTCCTCCTGCCATTGCCGATCGTCTAATATCTTCTCGAGCTCGCTTGACTGGCAAGGAATGGATAAGGCACCTTCGTGAACAAAACCATACTCCTCAGCTGCTTGCTCCAATAGCTTCAAGAAAGTTGAGTGTGTCAAGTAACTCAATGCCACCACAAATCTCTTTGGTTCATCTCCTTCCACCGCAATCACAGCAAAGTGGCCCTCCTTAACATCTTCTGGCACAGTCGTTGAGTCGCCATCGGAATAATTTGACGATTTTGATCTTCCCAAAGATAGACTTCTTCGTAGCTTTTCCACTACAATTTTGAGCTTCACAGTGCTCTTATTCTTCTTGCAAGTACTTGTGGTTCTAGACTTGGCCATAATAGTTTCTTCTTGTTGATGTGTTGGACTGATGGTATATTTGGTACGTTAGCTCACTTTGTTATATAGAGGGTTAAGGGGGGTAAAATTGTACTGTTCCCATATGTACAATTTGTGACATAGCAAGAAGCTAGAAATAACACGTTGTTGCTGATTTGTATCAATCGGAGGGTGGGGGGTGGTTGGGTGGGTGCGGCGAGACCATCCCATGTGATTGTGGTCTGACTTATGTCTTCCAATTTACCATGATACGTCCCTTTTGAATTGTCATGTCAACCTCTTCCTCTACCAAAATCATTAAACGGCACTTCTACTTCTACTCTACTACCTCTGATCTTTTTCCATGCCTTCTTAGCTTTCTAGTTATATATGCCGTCCCCCACACCCGTCCCCTCCCCAGCCCATCCGTCCTCCCCTGGCCCCCTTCCCACCCCCATCCGTACTCCCCGCCAACCCGTCCCCCCTCCCTCCAACATTTATTCCTCCCCCCTACCCTTTTTATGCCTCCGCTAATGATCATTATCCCATTCGAAAATGCACTTTCTGTCTTGCGGCTTGCGATTCATAAGACTATTGTTTTATCATTTCGACAGGTTCTCCAAATGTACAACGTGGATATTGTAAACAAATATCTAGTATGCACTCGAAGAATATTAGGGGATACAACCGAATTTTCCATGATTGAAACTTAACCATGTTCACCGCAAACCCTAAAGACATACTAGTGCACTTTCAAACTATTTGAAttggacaattcaagaatcagTTAGATTGTAGAGATGCATACTACATATACACGCACACCCAGCAAACTCTCAAACGAATCTAAGGTTTTCCTAAATTTATTATACGAAGTTA contains the following coding sequences:
- the LOC137743051 gene encoding auxin-responsive protein SAUR50-like, producing the protein MAKSRTTSTCKKNKSTVKLKIVVEKLRRSLSLGRSKSSNYSDGDSTTVPEDVKEGHFAVIAVEGDEPKRFVVALSYLTHSTFLKLLEQAAEEYGFVHEGALSIPCQSSELEKILDDRQWQEEERGSSSDVNWESKFIHRQRQRSFDIV